acttatatctcaagaatatttggatttcattcaagactcaaatcagaaaaggcaaaatcagaaaaagtctttaacaccggtttaaccgacgattccaattttctatacgtcggttaaacgaagtcagcagagtctggacaagtcaatacaccggttaaaccgacgtgtttaaagttaacgtcggtgcattagtccagagttggtttttccagagtacttcaagttctatacaccggttaaaccgacgctatttgaaatgggacgtcggtgcaattgatcagtgagatggttttttcaaggatttcagaagttgtactcaccggttaaaccgacgataggtttgagttaacgtcggtgcagttgtccagagacttggtttttcagttgatcagtggacaactacactccccggttaaaccgatgatacgtcggttaatctgcccaagttgtaacggctagttttcagaaggggcagtttacattcatcggttaaaccgacgctggctattggaggatcgtcggattaaccggcgctacgcagttttctggcagcttttctccaacggctctatttgtgagagctgcctatatatacccctccaatgggtcatttcgcacTCTCttaacaccaggcaacattcaaaCACATATActttgttgagagccaccttgagcttcatctttcacatacttgttcattcaatcaatcaagaagcaagactaaggacttgagtagagagaaccttgtgtgcatccgttcttggtgatcggttcttgctcaagtgaaggccctaacttgttactcttggtgattggcatcacctaggcgatcttggtgatcgaggtgtttctcgcggagcttgccaaggattgtgggagcccggagaagaagattgtacgtggcttaatctccaccacgccgggatagtgaacggagactcttagtgagcgccctcgtctcggtgacttgggaggtgacaagactctttatgagtgtcacaacatggattaggggtgtgtgccaacacatcgataccacgggaaaaaatccggtcgtctcttgtccactctctttattcaagcattttctttcatgcaatttattcatgtgcttgacttagagatcataacttagctctaccttgctagcctttacttctcgttatatctctcttagcttgtgtaggtagcttagtcatccggttggtgaattggtgccttactagctttgcataggttaaggttgctttattgtgttttagaaattgaaaaaggcccaattcacccccctcttggtccatcgatcctttcaactacttaggtgagttgccAAGGAAACCATGCGCTAGACAAAAGGTCTTGGGATCGAATCCCGCggggtgcaaaaaaaattttagcGTGTGGGACATTTAGTCCCGGTTCTGCCACACGGGACAAAAGCCTacggccttttgtcccggaaggCGAATTCCGGTttcaaaaccgggacaaattgccctttggaaccgggacaaaaggccggATTTGTAGTAGTGCAGGTATCTTGCTAAAACAAGAAAGTTGCAAATTTATTGTACATTCTTTGAAATTTCAAAATTGATAGCACATATCGAAACCTAGCATCTAACAAGATGATGCCATCTCTTCCAATTTTAGCTTTTTAGCACGAGCTGGTACAGTTTCTCAGCCTGAACTGTGGATTTTGCTGTTGAGGTACAAGATGTGCTTAGAAATCTTAGTGGCAACAGGGAATCAATGAAGGGAATAAAGTCATGGTTTATGCAGAGGGCAGAGGGCACTGTTTGTGTCGGCTCTGCCTCAAGTTCTTAAGGAAAGAGTATTTGCCTTCGAGGATTCACAGGGGCAGCTGCACATTATTTTCCTGGTGAACAGGGCCGTACTGGCAAATCCGGAGACCCTGTGCGAAACAATGAATTGGACTCTAGTGGTCTAGTAATAACTGATAATTACAATTAAAATGACATATAAACATAGTATATGTAAATAAGATGTTTCAATAATTATCATATGTATTCGGAGTTGCgacatggccgccgccgacgtcatCGGTGCAGACTGCGATCCGGCAGTCCATCGTCAGGGTGGACGGTGGTGGTGAGTGAGGTCGTGCTGCCATGAGCACTGGCGTGGTGAGCGGCGATGCACTGGGCAGGTTGACACTTGGCAGGATCGCGAATACCATGCGACAGCAGCCGGCAAGCACGATGTGCGAAAGGAAGCAGCAAGCGATAAACCTACGGCAATTCATCTTCCAAGAGCAATTTGGGCCATGTTTTGTCATAAACTAGGCTAACAATCAACTAAATTAAAATATCTACATCATTATACCTAATATATACCTAAAATTTTGGGGGCCCTTCGAATTTAGGGGCCCTATGCGGTCGCACGGCCTGCACGTGCCCAAAAACGGGCCTGCTGGTGAATGATATTTTGTTTGAAAGGTATGTTTTGAACTTCTCTTATGGCTATCTTGCAATTGCAGGTGTTAAATAGGTCTTAGCCTCCATGTTTATTAGAGCATACATAACAGAAACCGAAGCAATATACTGCTCTTGTTCACATCTAATCTTATTACTCCTGTTGTAGTAACATATCCATTTTTTAGTGTCAGGCATATTTCGCCCTTTAAATTCATTTACCATATCAGTTGTATTCTGTATTCCCTATGAAAGACTATTGTGCTTCGTAAAGGCCAGATTGCTCCTTGGCAGCTAAAATGTGTTTTAAGAAAAAGCGGACAACAATCTAATCTAGTCTCTTTTTACAAtgcataaaattaattacagctAGCGAAAGTACAAATGCTTTGTTTGTACTACCAGAGCTCATGTCTATGAACAATATAGGAGCAGCCATTTAGGATCCTTTTCTCATTTGCCGATGAAAGTGTAAGGCCGTTAGCTGCCAATTCTTTAAGCACTTAATGGTCCTTGAAATTTTGTGTCCACGTAAACATAGTAAGCTCCTGGTGAATTTTTGAGGCGCTTTTTTTGAACCATGTTTAGCCCATGTGCAGATGGCCATCTGGTTAAACAGCATAGTAACTGACATCTACATGAAGATTATTCTAATTCTATCTTTTTTTACTTGcacagaatttttcgcaaaaaaaataattaacaaAAATCAGCCTTTTTGGACTACACATAGCTAATTTTATCTAATGTGCAATTTTTGCACATACTGGCCACACGCGGCAAAATCGCGACCATTTCTAGTAAGATTTTAAAGTCGAGGTAAGAACGTAATAAACTCTTAATTTTAATACATCATATAATGTGGTTCACTAGACTCGAGGTCAACAAGAGCCGCATACTATACATCGTGCAACACTGACCGTCGTCCCTTTAGTCAACAATGAATGGATTTACACTATATTGCAATCATTAATTTAGCATAAACATTAAACAGTCAACGGTCGGTTACCCATCGTTTAGCAAAATTTTGAACAGTCGAAAGGATTTTGTGTATGACTTTACACCGCTAATCGTCCTACACGACTACCTATTGAGTAGCATTTACATGACGTGTAGACGGACTAAACAGCCGCGTAGGTAAATAGTGactgcaacttgatccatccgCCTAACTTTGCCCAACTCGATCGAAATGCAACTTGATCGATCCGCCTAACTTTACCCAACTCGATCAAAACAATCCGTACGGCATGGACCGATGGACGAGGAAGCAGCCAAAGCTGGTACAAGTATCTCGAACTTTCGACGGCACGGCCAGAGACCACAGACGAGGCAGACAGACGAACCACCCTTCCACAGTTCCACCCTTTGTGCGCGCCCACGGTCCCGGCGGCTCCCGACCGACGCGACGGCCGCTGCAGGCGAGTCGGGACAAACACCGATCTGACCGCGCGCCATCCCCACCGGCAGAGACGTGCAGCTGCAGCGCACGCCGTCCCCGCACTAAAGCCAATCAAGGTCTCGTCGCCTTTTCCGCACAGCACCACCCACCACTCCATGATCGCTCCCCAACCACGCTCGCCCACACCCGCATCATCGCGCCCTAGCTTTGCAGCACGCCGCGCGGCGGCCATAAAGCCAGCGTCGCCCCGGCCGCGCCGTTCCCCACGGcgtcgcgtgcgcgcgcgcccccGTCCCCCCTCCCCCTATATAATCGAGCGGCGCGCCTGAGGCTTCTCGGTCGCATCGGTGATCGTTCCAACTTCCAAGCAAGTGTCCGATCGAGCGTGTGCGAGAGGGATGGCGAGCGGcaggggcggcacggcggcaaGTCCGCTAGTGGGGCTGGTGGCCTTCGTGTGCCTGCTGCTGTCCTGCGGCCTCGCGCAGGGCCGCGTGGCGAGGAAGGACCTCGGCCTGGGCAACGTCGGCGGCGGGCAGGGCGCGGGGCTGGGTCTCGGGCTGGGCCTTGGGCTCGGGGTGGGCACCGGAGGCGTGTCCGCGTCGGGGTCTGGGTCTGGGTCTGGGTCTGGATCTGTGGCCGGGGTGGGGTCGACGTCGGGGTCCAGGTCCGGGTCCATTTCTGTTGGTGGGGCGAGCTCGTCCGCGGGGTCGAGTGCCGGATCGTCGGCTGGATCGAGTGGGTCGGGGGCCGGGTCCTCTGCTGGGTCTGGTGGCGGGCAAGGGTTTGGGCAGGGTGGTGGGAGCGGGTCTGGTTCCGGGTACGGTGAGGGCAGCGGGTCTGGCGGTGGGCTCGGCAATGGGGTGATCGGCATTGGGTACGGTGAGGGATCCGGTCATGGGTCACCTGGCTCGGGTGGAAGCCCTTGATTGATCGTATTTGAGGTCATCGTTTTTATGGTTAAATGTTGGATATTATATGCTTTTTTTCTGGAAAAAGCTTATCAGAATCATATATATTATGCTTATTGCGATACTAGTTTTAGTTTTCAGGCCCTGGTTATTGATATTTTATTGTAGAATCATTGTCATTTGGCAGCAGCTAAGAAATAAAAGCTATGCCAAACATGGCTAGTGTGTGCATGCGTGCGTGTGTCGTAGCAAAAATTGTACTGCTAGTATATGCTTATTTGGTGAAAAGTTGCCTTGGAGAGAAATGTACGTATTTTCCTTTTACTGTTTGTGATATATGTATCCAATGGAAAAAAAAGTTATGTGTGTTATCACTTCATCATGCCTTTAGAGTTTTGACCGTTCACTTTCTGCAGGGGCGCATCCAGCGGTGGGTCTAGAGGGGCTCCAACCCCATCTAAATCctctttataatttttttgacatgAATACATAAGAGCCTAAAGTTGATTAGGGATAGGAAAAATCCCCTGCTAATAATTATCCTGGATTATGCCAAGTGTGACATGCTGACCTTAGGTCTGGATTAGAATGAGAACAACAATTTTGCTAGATTGTTTTGCTGCAAAATTGGTTCTTTCCCAATTAAGTACTTGGGGGTGCCCCTTCATTTCTCTAAGCTTAAGAGAGAAGATATTCAGCCTGTGGTGGATAAACTCATTAAAAGAGTGGCTGGCTGGAGAGGCA
This portion of the Panicum virgatum strain AP13 chromosome 2N, P.virgatum_v5, whole genome shotgun sequence genome encodes:
- the LOC120660714 gene encoding glycine-rich protein 23-like, whose protein sequence is MASGRGGTAASPLVGLVAFVCLLLSCGLAQGRVARKDLGLGNVGGGQGAGLGLGLGLGLGVGTGGVSASGSGSGSGSGSVAGVGSTSGSRSGSISVGGASSSAGSSAGSSAGSSGSGAGSSAGSGGGQGFGQGGGSGSGSGYGEGSGSGGGLGNGVIGIGYGEGSGHGSPGSGGSP